The Silene latifolia isolate original U9 population unplaced genomic scaffold, ASM4854445v1 scaffold_182, whole genome shotgun sequence nucleotide sequence ataaatccaacttgacatcttatgcttgatatttggattaacaaaccgacttagaaagctcacatgttaggttaacacttttggatgtgcattcattcatttacaccgttttatcaactcttgcacttaaacaaccacgatcgatcagtagaggccgctaacacgggcgggattgggtgtccaattaaagggcttcccaatacgtaccctcaccccttactcagaacctttgaatagtggatggccttatccagggcgtacgagagtcattttaggcataggaTGCTAAAAGgtggacgagtccttatctttagtacctatgtcaaacaccgctttttgccatggttgacctaggtataaagtggattcgaacgggttccaagcatcccacaaatgcttggtggcgactccgaacatctctaatcgtttcgagacctttaccgagacgaaaccgaccgatctaaagcgagccggtcgaaagcatttttacgccgccgagcgtggctttcaaaagaccgctgcatgtccaacaGATCGGCTTAGTGTGCAGGTGGCTCGTGActgcagatcggtaggtggctcAAATCCACAGActggcctgtggcccatgtccacaggtaGGGTAGTGTAAGATATAGTATGATTAAAGATTATATGATATGTTACTATCACACtctaaccaaaataaacaaaagacaaaaggagcatcttttgctctctctTTTGGCCGGAATTATGGAGcccttttggtccatttttgccttttgtcatttgtcccacaaatgcttataagtcatatatcttacataattaattattattgtaatcatttaacacttaaatattacaattaataatataatatacactccacttttgagtactatactaccattatatcaatatataatgggtcctataattgctagttagttaaaattacaactccttggaactttaaataaccaattaccactacctcaaaacttatataaaacctcaagtaatttagtaatttaacacttaattactaaattaaatcttatttaatcacattacaataagacgtaaaatcgcactcccataattaaggaattaatcaatctgtatcgcatacaataaattaaatatctatttgggcctcatcctataggtgtgacctaaagggatcaactgaccaccaccgtcatacgacagtaatgtcaaactctagttagccaattattaccgattaatgatgatcagttgactatataaagaatcaacCCTTtcatattcttgatatgagatttaattatgatattaaatcatgtgatcgcactattgttgaggacacattttccaacaatctcccacttgtccgagacaagtgtgcgtcaccaattctcttgtcctattacaatctcccactcaatacaaggtgtcttgcaggtcatacttacacttgatcatatcttaagtggtttcctcgatctggagagtaactgtctgaccggaagtatctaccatagataccttccgagcgtggccacgcatttccagttaactactcctcgagtggccttgagatttcaaacaaccctgacaaggggttgaaaattcctatcgcactattctctttgttcagccacagttcatcataacccaaaatatacccgtttgacctcatttacgccagtcgtagagtataaatcaaagccaatcagaaacttgtgccaacttgggcgaatagtctgtagtcaaaagagttgactcataagaatactatagtagctcttgcctcAACCAGgcttatgaattaccagaactctataagcggtcactgcccgacagagtgtcccatacaatctgcctatgtgattgactagtcatcccatctgactctatggcacttgaacttgcaatCAATCatatcacactctagttacttcgagacgtcacctcatataagtaactaggggcgaataccatgtcaatctagttcactttaatggggttcaacttgtctctacaacccattcggatataacaaggtaacgggtgagtttaataaaactcaaatgataaatgagattatcacatatgaatagccaatacactattactacctcatatcttataatctatagtgtttCATTAACACTagtttaaaatgcaataaaagcttggcaattggatataccctatatccatatattccaactttgtcaattgctatttccttctattcaatgttttctctaataacttgaatttatctccaagtatttgtctagtcttcttaccagacttgggctctttaacttgaaagatgctcccactgttatcacataacttgtgataaagcctttggtagagggattcacccttaatccctatgttgaccattttatcacaatttacttagattccttttgtagaatttgcaatgcacgaaactaaaacacttttctagtctcttactcctaagtcaataagacatcctaggatttcaacaaatccttttaggtttggaaactaaagtttgtgtaacccttcaacacctaacttagtttatcatccaaacatatgaacgaatccttaattcttctcaaaaatcttcaggatgttctttaaggctttcacaagccatatcacgggaattatcttattattgacttatcttgccctaggcatatatcacatcatggcatgtgcgtctgttggcatacatgatcattctaatggcagaaacattagaaattgatttcatgtaatcaacaacttaataggttcagtgagcGACTATGActtcatcatagtaattccacttccatcaacatgaataacctatttaaccttgttgatgttaaacagatacgaaagatcttatcgtcataagactctcaactcaatgccaatattctctcacatagattcaaaatctagaatactttgcatccttttccaagtctccaatcactctttcacagaagagagcattggtacattattctcaataagtaatatgtcatcaacatataagacatggagaaatgattctagctcccacttaacttcatgtataatcatgattcttcaatcatgtgaatgaaaccattcactattatcacatgaacgaaaagtataattctTTAATGCTTACTTAAgatcattctaggatcacttaagaaagctacgcataagatgttaggattcttaaatctttatctaaggttttgtgttccaaacacatcattctctaaattcccattttagaaaagcgaattttaattatcatttgccattcttcattgaaatgcggcaattcctaacataatttatcttgatcaacatcttcatgtcaatcttatgcatttgattactctaaagctctatttacctttaaagagaccctcactttaaagtaaatctactcatgagtaacaatttttggattgtaatgctatggctcatatgtaacaaggtcgatttgggacaaggtcataataccattgttttcgcaaagcaacattttaacaacaagacatgtgttctaactcccactgaactatactcccattctatctttatagattatagtcccattactttcacaaagtaacacattaactataagacatgtttgtaaggatccaatctactcccactccatctctcagaaatacatctatcttcttgagagatagctttgtgagttacaagcTTATATATGGCGAAGTATTAGGAGTTTttctagactatgcattagctcacaaaaggccatccctatcatggcatcttgattcatgtaatatacgagtcttatccatgtcatcggtttaatagactctctattctaggtatctaaTGGTTGACCATCCTTTTAGAATTAATGTCTCCGTATtgtatcgtaaattccctactttatgagttcaatagctcatcacaactttataattgatcttttttttttttttttttgcaaaaagatTATCATTTCATTCAATAAAGAAAGAAATTACAAAAGTTTTTTGCAAAGACTAACCACTATACAATAAACTCATAGACTAGCAACTATAAGCGAGTAGTACTTATGATGAGTCCACATTAGGAGACGAGTAGAAACTAGAAACTTAATCTTCTTGACAATGTTATGTACAGTAGCCTTCCTTCCTCTAAACAGACGGGAATTACGTTCATTCCAAATCTAGTAAACTGCTGCAGCCAAAGTAGTACAAAACCAAGCCATTCTCCAATTCTGCTTACTTCCAACCCCAGCATTTTCAAGTTCAGAAAGTAAGCACAAACCAGCATGATTCACACCCATCCAATGCATAAGTTGTTGCCAAATATCCTTGGAAAAGGAGCAATTAAAGAACAAATGGGCATGATCATCAAGAGCAACTTCACAGAGAGAGCATCTATTCACCATATAAAATCCTCTATGCTGCATATTATCCACAGTAGCTAATTTCTTCTGAGCTGCCAAAGAGCATATAATCCTATGGCTAGGAACAATACGAGGATGAGTAAAAGCTTTAGCCTAAGGACTATCCAGAATAGTACCTCTCAGATAGCTATAAGCTGCAGTGACTCTGAATTTACCATGAGAACACCAACTATTTATCAAAGAGGAAGCATTAGTAATACTGCATGTAAGAGCAACCAGCCTATCCCTTACAGTCATGATTCCCTTGAGACTAGAGGAAAAACTATCATGGGTTTGCACATTCCAGATAGACTGATGCTGCAGAATGTAAGCCTGGTGCCAGGAAGCCCAGCTCCCCTCAGTAGTATGAGCCAACAGATAAAGCCATCTGCACTGCAAAGCATCATTCCAAGTGGAGAGATCCTTTATGTTGAATCCACCTGCATCCCAGGGCAAACAGATATCCTTCCATTTTTAAACACCATTCTGTTTCCTTCAAATGATATACCCCAAAAGAAATCCTTACAAAGCTTGTTGATCTTTTGCAGGACCTCTTTGGGTAAAAGGTTACATGAGCACCAAAAAGTTTTCATGCCAAAAATTACAGAATTGAGCAGCTGTACCCTACCAGCATAGGTAAGAAAGTTAGAGGACCAATGCTGGATAAAGTGTTTGATCTTAAGAATGAGGGAATCAAACAATGTCACAGAGACTCTAGAAGTAGACAATGGAACTCCTAAATATCTGAAGGGAAACTGACCCTCAGAGAAACCTGTTGCAGCAAGTATAGCCTCCTTCACATCAGGATGCACCCCTCCAAAATAAATGTTGGTTTTCTCAATGTTAGCATGAAGACCAGAAAGCTCAGCAAAAAGACTAAGAGTTCTCTTAATTGCTGCTACAGAGGGAACATCCCCCTGACAAAGATCATCAAGTCATCAACAAATATCAAATGATTAAGTTTAATCCTAGAGCACTTAGGATGATAAGAAACAAGAGGCTTATCACAAAGTGTCCTAAGATATCTAGATAAGACTTCCATGCTGAGCACAAACAAGTAAGGGGAAAGGGGATCACCCTGCCTAATCCGACTTTTCCCTTGAAAAAAACCAGAAAGTTCACCATTTATTTTTAAAGAATACCAGGGGGTTTGAATGCAACCAAGCACCCAACCAATGAATTGCTGAGGGATCCCCAAACCAGAAAGCATAGCAGCAATAAAAGACCATTGGAGGGAATCAAAAGCCTTCCTTATGTCCACCTTTATCATGCAACGAGGTGAAACATTAGCTCTGTTATATCCTTTAACCAATGTCTGAGATAACATTATGTTCTCAAAAATGCTACGACCTTTTATAAAAGCAGCTTGTTCGGCACCAACAATTGAAGGAAGAACACTTTGAAGCTTGTTGGCTAAGATCTTACTGTCTTATAGAACACTGTACAGCAAGATATAGGTCTATAATCAGTAACAGCATTAGCTATGGCTTTCTTAGGGATCAAAGATATAACAGTTGAGTTGGCCTGCTTGGACATTTTGCTAGAGGAAAAAAATTGATTAACAGCTTTACAAAAATCCTTGGCAATGATCTGCCAGGCAGACTTGAAGAACCCAGCTGAAAGTCCATCAATACCAGGACTACTATTAGAATCCATACTGAAAAGTGCATCTCTGATTTCAGTAGGAGAAATATCTCTAATCAGGGATTGCTTATCAGGAGAAGTAACCACAGCACCAGTAGAGAGGAAATCAGTATCTAAGGGGGCAGTGGGAGAGCTATGCCCCAAAAGATCCTGATAATACTGATTAAATGCATTACTAACAGAAGAAAACCCCATATGAAGCTTTCCATGGTGATCATGAATACCACCAATAACCTGCTGATGAGTTCTCTCAGAAATTTTTGCAAAAAAGTACTTAGAACTACAATCAGAGTCCTGGATATCCTTGATTTTGGCTCTCTGAGAAAGAATAGAAAATTCATGATCTTTAAGCTTGGTATAATCAGCAATTAAGAGTCTTTCCTCCTGAATAAGAACATCAGAGAAAGGATTGGAAGCAAGTTTTTGTTAACACTCCACCAAAGCATTCTTAACAGTCTGAACTTTGTGAGAAATATTGCTGAAATGTTGCTTATGAAATTGGGTAAGAGCATGCTTAACACTTTTTTTCTGAAAGAAACAGTACATAGGACTACCCTGCAAAGGAGTAATCCAAGCTGCTTTTATAGTTTGTAAGTAATCAGGATGGCCAACCCAACTATTAAGAAAACTAAATCTCTTAACAACTTTTTTGTCATGAGAAATTAGGACTAAAACAGGTGAGTGATCAGAAAGACCTGGCTCCTGAAAGTGACCAAAAGCATTAGGATAAGAAGTAATAAATCCTGGGTTAGCCAAAACCCTATCCAATTTGGACCAAACCCTAGTCACAGAATCTTGCTTGATTGTCCATGTCATGTCAACCCCAGTACAAGTAAGGTCATCAAGGTGACAGGAAGCAAGACAATCATTGAAATCAAGCATATCCTATAGGGCAGGAGGAGTATTACTCAATTTCTCAGAAGGAGTTCTCACCACATTAAAATCACCCAGCACCAACCATGGCTCAGTAGTGGCAACTGCAACAAAACTAGACCAAAGCCTATGCCTATCCAGAGGATCATTACACCCATAGACAGTACTTAGATGAAAAGTAGAACAGgacaactttataattgatcttacataagtaagttgttacttttagtaacaacgacataaggagaatcaaattcatagcctATGGACTTATAATGATCCAATCATCATATTTGTCtacttgatcaatttaagtcgataatcttatgtttcacgatgcaagtagtgtatgatgaaaatcttagaacaaacgatacgataaaacaagtgacttgggttgcaaaccaagtcaccaatatccaaaatacagcccgtgtttaaaggatacaaataaatttccaagtcacacaaggaaataaaaatagttctaaaaagTCTCAAAATACACCATGAAATTGAAGACAAAGCAAATtgaagccaagcttccatagatccatcaccacggtcggctacttctagcttccctcatgatcctttaagcttgcttttccttgcctttgtccttgctaggatgccctatttacaataaaaagggtaatcatcacaacttgtatcatcataccaaagttgagatcgaaacataaaagatagggatagttatatacctactagAATAACCTTTCCAACTTtaatgtcgccaaggtattttgaacagtttctcttccaatgcccaacaccacaacagtaGTGGAACTTGTCCCCGGATGAGGCattgtacttgggcttggaggaactagcttcacaagctttagctttgttcctgttgggagttcgcttctttcccttgttcccacttttcttgaaattccctttgctcttatgattaacattgagcacatccttggtggtgctaacacttagccccatgtccctttcggcttgcacaagcattttgtgcaactcatcaagggaaagcTTAttgtcttgcatattaaaattcacccggaattgaacatatgccatGATTTTTttaagggaatgaagaattcgatcaattacgagttcctcgggaatcttcaccttatgcatttttaaggtctcaacctgctccatcaacttgagcacatgagggctaactttttggtcctccttaatgttgagatcatagaatgcggaagccgcctcatattatatgatccgtggagctcgtgaaaacatgttcacaagtttcatgtagatctcatgagcggtgctaatctttatagcacttctttggagttcggcctccattgcaaagatcaacacatttttgatcgcggccgactccttttggtaaacctcataggcttgcctagcggcgccggtggacctagcattaggttcggtgggagatgccacggtaaggtaacgaagcttgtcgtcaccctccgtggccaagcgaagttgcgcgtcccaatcggcgaaattggacccattcttttctaacttacatcgatccatgaaggatcggagccatgacacattggtgagcgtgttggaactagtggttgcggacgtgattggagttgccattgcgattgataaaatgattttgactacaaaataggaagtgaaggaattaataaacatctatcgttttgacaatacttgtaaacaattgaaacaagttattgagcatttatgtagtgacctctacccaaccatcataaatgattccaagatccaaattcatattaatacgggtacggtgagccgagtcatcccttattaatataactcagtggattaacctcttaatcgattctacttctagaactctcggtcgataaaaattactctaattttcatctttagcccggaacacatgcgactacggtcacgaatacttccgttgagatcaatccaaatttcaatgtaataacattttattacccacttacccaacataacaagtttagtaccccggtgagcagaatctacttccttatgaaattgggattcatggtttctactatttggtaaggctaattctcaattattaaaagGGAGAGGtcttatcaatttattatctataactttttaagtgaactaaagcggtgaactacgataattgtaattgacacggtcgatgactcgatatgatatgcatgtgttgttttggcgatttggcaatgcatgtaacatattaaaagaaatgcaaagcaataacaaaattcctagtatggccttcctaaaatagaaaatcaaataatctattacatattcggaaaccaactcctttggtccattgaatcttcaagtggcacgcctcccaagaacaccgtcttcgtcggatcacctttccgaatggcaccgtccttgaagatgctccataattacaaataataataaaaagctattcctattatacatttgtaaaatggaaaaactagtaaaaataaaagtgatatgagatcacattaaattacaaccgaatcaatattccctttcattacgggtaatatcgattaaaactaaggccatactaagataaaattacataattcaaaattatataaataaaagacattcaacaattgaaataagcagcattataatatgtatctatcatgccaaattatgtgccaaatcgccctatttaacttgtatcgtttatataacccggttttatggaaatgcgtgataataac carries:
- the LOC141638133 gene encoding uncharacterized protein LOC141638133: MLDFNDCLASCHLDDLTCTGVDMTWTIKQDSVTRVWSKLDRVLANPGFITSYPNAFGHFQEPGLSDHSPVLVLISHDKKVVKRFSFLNSWVGHPDYLQTIKAAWITPLQGSPMYCFFQKKSVKHALTQFHKQHFSNISHKVQTVKNALEERLLIADYTKLKDHEFSILSQRAKIKDIQDSDCSSKYFFAKISERTHQQVIGGIHDHHGKLHMGFSSVSNAFNQYYQDLLGHSSPTAPLDTDFLSTGAVVTSPDKQSLIRDISPTEIRDALFSMDSNSSPGIDGLSAGFFKSAWQIIAKDFCKAVNQFFSSSKMSKQANSTVISLIPKKAIANAVTDYRPISCCTVFYKTTLVKGYNRANVSPRCMIKVDIRKAFDSLQWSFIAAMLSGLGIPQQFIGWGDVPSVAAIKRTLSLFAELSGLHANIEKTNIYFGGVHPDVKEAILAATGFSEGQFPFRYLGVPLSTSRVSVTLFDSLILKIKHFIQHWSSNFLTYAGGFNIKDLSTWNDALQCRWLYLLAHTTEGSWASWHQAYILQHQSIWNVQTHDSFSSSLKGIMTVRDRLVALTCSITNASSLINSWCSHGKFRVTAAYSYLRAQKKLATVDNMQHRGFYMVNRCSLCEVALDDHAHLFFNCSFSKDIWQQLMHWMGVNHAGLCLLSELENAGVGSKQNWRMAWFCTTLAAAVY